The following proteins come from a genomic window of bacterium:
- a CDS encoding isoprenylcysteine carboxylmethyltransferase family protein gives MKKNIRRPIGYIMAIIYLFRAHPTATSFCIGTVVVLFGETIRFVSAGTLKKYKGVVSRNGIYAFSRNPLYIGSFLLGAGFCIIGRDVLFSVLFVLVFIPVYRSVIKREEAFLLSNYGDVYLDYFRTVPRIFPKRIDFRLILREMSSAKSFNNKEGKTLVGIVSVLVFLIVKTIFGHGLPG, from the coding sequence ATGAAAAAAAATATACGGCGTCCGATAGGCTATATCATGGCAATAATCTATCTGTTTCGGGCTCATCCCACTGCAACAAGTTTTTGTATCGGAACGGTTGTTGTCCTGTTCGGCGAGACGATACGGTTTGTCAGCGCCGGAACGCTGAAAAAATACAAGGGGGTCGTTTCCCGTAACGGCATTTATGCGTTTTCCCGGAATCCCCTGTATATCGGTTCTTTTCTCCTGGGGGCAGGTTTCTGTATCATCGGTCGCGATGTTCTATTTTCCGTTTTGTTTGTGCTTGTTTTCATTCCGGTCTATCGCAGTGTCATCAAACGGGAGGAGGCGTTTCTTCTCAGTAATTATGGAGATGTATACCTCGATTATTTCCGGACGGTACCGCGTATTTTCCCGAAAAGAATCGATTTTCGGCTCATTCTGAGAGAAATGTCAAGCGCGAAATCATTCAATAACAAAGAGGGAAAAACCCTTGTCGGTATTGTATCGGTTCTCGTCTTTCTGATTGTGAAAACGATTTTCGGTCACGGTTTGCCGGGCTGA
- a CDS encoding TolC family protein yields MKKNILFLVLMLVTTGRVVMAETYSLEGYLEAVRNHNKDLKLAAKDREMATFEKKEAVSAALPKVGIETGYNYNFTDYYMYFDKSALMPDASGVAKAPFKRDNEYSASVALQQTLYSPIVGKAIEAADQYRNVTDFVYEASIQNVMAGAKKLFYQCLLIEKVVEVSRASEINAHDNYSDMKLKYDNGQVSQLELLLAETRWRNAVPETLKAERNLSLALYTLKNLAGIDLDREIDLAGKLDEIPELPDSVTVDAVVGTRPDFQALVWEGRLRKTAMNAAHDAYKPTLTGTIAYTYSGQSNEFKLAEENKFLFAGVKLSVPLYTGGAIDANVQKARVELDKTTVKMEKTRETISIDLKNIYLRMREAKLRMESAEVTRSTAEKAFIIAETTTREGLTTQLQLKDARFGFDQAVIGYYAAVYDYMAAYSDWELTVGRIDTVR; encoded by the coding sequence ATGAAAAAAAATATACTATTTCTGGTGCTCATGCTCGTGACTACGGGGCGGGTGGTCATGGCTGAAACCTACAGCCTGGAGGGCTATCTCGAAGCGGTCAGGAACCATAACAAGGACCTGAAGCTGGCAGCAAAAGACAGGGAGATGGCGACATTCGAGAAAAAGGAAGCTGTATCGGCCGCCCTGCCAAAAGTGGGAATCGAAACGGGGTACAATTACAACTTTACCGATTACTATATGTATTTCGACAAGTCCGCGCTGATGCCCGATGCATCGGGAGTCGCCAAGGCGCCCTTCAAAAGAGACAACGAGTACAGCGCCTCGGTCGCTCTGCAGCAGACCTTGTACAGTCCCATAGTGGGAAAGGCGATAGAAGCGGCTGACCAGTACCGGAATGTGACCGATTTCGTGTATGAAGCCTCCATTCAGAATGTGATGGCCGGGGCGAAAAAGCTGTTCTACCAGTGTCTCCTCATCGAAAAAGTCGTGGAAGTATCGCGGGCTTCGGAGATAAACGCCCACGATAACTATAGCGATATGAAGCTCAAATACGATAACGGGCAGGTTTCGCAGCTGGAGCTCCTTCTGGCCGAGACCCGCTGGAGAAACGCTGTCCCCGAAACCCTGAAAGCCGAGCGCAACCTGAGTCTCGCCCTTTATACACTCAAAAACCTCGCGGGAATAGACCTCGACCGGGAGATCGATCTCGCCGGCAAACTTGATGAGATTCCGGAACTGCCCGACAGTGTCACCGTCGATGCCGTGGTGGGTACACGGCCCGATTTTCAGGCGCTCGTATGGGAGGGACGGCTCCGCAAGACCGCGATGAACGCAGCCCACGATGCCTACAAGCCGACATTGACGGGCACGATTGCCTATACCTATTCGGGACAGTCCAACGAATTCAAGCTCGCCGAGGAAAATAAGTTCCTGTTCGCCGGGGTCAAGCTCTCGGTTCCGCTGTACACCGGCGGGGCAATCGACGCTAATGTTCAGAAAGCACGGGTGGAGCTTGACAAAACCACCGTAAAGATGGAAAAAACCCGTGAAACCATATCGATCGACCTGAAAAATATCTACCTGCGCATGCGGGAAGCGAAACTGCGGATGGAATCCGCCGAAGTAACCCGAAGCACGGCGGAAAAGGCGTTCATCATAGCGGAAACGACAACCCGTGAAGGACTGACGACTCAACTGCAGCTCAAGGACGCCCGTTTCGGTTTCGACCAGGCGGTCATCGGTTACTATGCAGCAGTGTACGATTACATGGCGGCATATTCAGACTGGGAGCTGACGGTCGGACGAATCGATACTGTCCGGTAA
- a CDS encoding efflux RND transporter permease subunit, with protein sequence MFLSDISIKRPIMMSMILLVFVFFGVLSYKNLNLELTPEIAMPIITVQTVYPGAGPQEVEVQVSKKIEDAISSVSEIDFTQSYSMENVSYILINFDLNKDVYIALQEVKDKVDGILNDLPTDAEIPLVQRYDPTVLPVVDIILSGPVPIIDLYDLADKDLKSRFAQISGVATVNLTGGQEREITVTADSKTVLQQSVTLQQIAGVLAAQNIDMPGGNIERRNREYSVRLKGEFGDIETIRNIEIPTSHGIKKLGDITNISDTGAEVRERTTFYDRIAGRGDDNVIQLSIMKSSGSNAVRIYDAIIEALPGIEKTLPEGCRLNIVNESSTFTRGAVSDTVSNILAGIILTAFLILLFLHDYKSTIIVALSMPMSIISTFLFMRISGFTLNIMSLMGLSTAVGVLVTNSIVVLENIFRHKSLGHDRIESASKGTSEIAIAVLASTLTNLIVFLPIATIPGIAGRLFKQFSLTVVFATIFSLIMSFTLTPMLASLILPDHDTKKHPIGKWLEGVFRSWENVYRAILSWVFKSRLRGLIIVVITVALLAFSLKAAKTISISFVPPMDEGRISIMVELPSGSTLDETARVMETIGERVHHHPEVSHTWTTLGTQGETNTGINLAAMNVKLVGQTMRKISTQSLVGIMTRELMDIPNADIRVSSVFSITSGRQDLEFDLLGNDIDSLMIVSDKLADSYRKIPGLINLTTSSRSGKPEISIAPYREKLADAGLTTTDIALAVRGGIDGLVYTHYKDRGEEYDIRVKMSRETVDSPEKIGNMPIIGHSGTYRLSQLADITFSEGYDKIMHKNRSKEIKFGVDIAGGYAMGDIKNEIQRVTEAQQLPPGYELDWGLIVKEMDKTTRGIAMAFIIAVVLTYMLLAAILENMTQPAIILLTVPLGMIGVIWSIVLTGISMNIISMLSIVMLIGIVVNNAILQLDYTNTLVRERNMSIGAALLEACPTKLKPILMSNIAIILGMLPMALGIGSSGKEMRQPMGVVSIGGLIVSTMLSLFFIPVVYNMISRKKRIKP encoded by the coding sequence ATGTTTCTTTCCGATATATCCATTAAACGCCCCATCATGATGAGCATGATACTGCTTGTGTTCGTATTTTTCGGGGTATTGTCCTATAAAAACCTGAACCTCGAGCTGACGCCCGAGATAGCCATGCCGATCATCACGGTGCAAACGGTGTACCCGGGTGCCGGCCCGCAGGAAGTCGAGGTTCAGGTATCAAAAAAAATCGAGGACGCAATATCGTCCGTAAGCGAAATCGACTTCACTCAATCTTATTCCATGGAAAATGTTTCGTACATATTGATCAACTTTGACCTGAACAAGGATGTGTATATCGCGCTGCAGGAGGTCAAGGACAAGGTCGACGGAATTCTGAACGATCTTCCCACTGATGCAGAGATACCCCTCGTCCAGCGCTACGATCCGACGGTGCTGCCGGTAGTGGATATTATCCTCTCCGGTCCCGTTCCCATAATCGATCTTTACGATCTTGCCGACAAGGATCTTAAAAGCCGGTTCGCCCAGATCAGCGGCGTGGCAACCGTCAACCTTACCGGCGGACAGGAACGCGAAATCACCGTGACAGCGGACAGCAAGACTGTTCTTCAGCAATCGGTCACGCTCCAGCAGATTGCGGGCGTGCTCGCAGCCCAGAACATCGACATGCCCGGCGGAAACATCGAGCGCCGCAACCGGGAGTATTCGGTCCGGCTCAAGGGCGAATTCGGGGACATAGAGACCATACGGAACATCGAGATACCCACATCCCATGGGATTAAGAAGCTCGGTGACATTACTAATATCAGCGACACCGGAGCAGAGGTACGCGAACGCACGACCTTTTACGACAGGATCGCGGGGCGCGGCGATGACAATGTCATCCAGCTGAGCATCATGAAAAGCTCGGGAAGCAACGCTGTCCGTATTTATGACGCCATCATCGAGGCGCTTCCGGGAATCGAAAAAACTCTGCCCGAAGGGTGCAGGCTCAATATTGTCAACGAAAGCTCGACATTCACCCGTGGAGCGGTGAGCGATACGGTCTCGAACATACTTGCCGGTATCATTCTGACAGCCTTTCTAATCTTGTTATTTCTCCACGATTACAAGTCGACGATCATCGTGGCGCTTTCCATGCCGATGTCTATTATTTCGACGTTTCTTTTCATGAGAATATCGGGATTCACGCTGAACATCATGAGTCTTATGGGTCTCTCCACCGCGGTGGGCGTCCTCGTCACAAATTCCATTGTTGTGCTCGAGAATATCTTCCGGCATAAGTCTCTCGGGCATGACAGAATCGAGAGTGCCTCGAAGGGTACATCAGAGATCGCCATCGCAGTTCTTGCATCCACGCTGACGAATCTGATTGTGTTTCTTCCAATTGCGACCATACCGGGGATCGCGGGCCGGCTTTTCAAGCAGTTCAGCCTCACTGTCGTGTTCGCGACGATATTCTCGCTGATCATGTCCTTCACGCTGACTCCCATGCTCGCGTCGCTCATCCTCCCGGATCACGACACCAAAAAACATCCTATCGGGAAATGGCTCGAAGGTGTCTTCCGGTCGTGGGAAAATGTTTATCGTGCTATCCTTTCGTGGGTGTTTAAAAGCAGGTTACGCGGACTTATAATAGTCGTGATAACCGTCGCGCTGCTCGCATTCAGCCTGAAAGCCGCAAAGACCATCAGCATCAGTTTCGTTCCACCGATGGACGAGGGCAGGATCAGCATCATGGTGGAACTACCGAGCGGTTCCACGCTCGATGAAACCGCCCGGGTCATGGAGACAATCGGCGAACGTGTCCATCATCATCCGGAAGTATCGCATACATGGACAACGCTCGGAACTCAGGGGGAAACGAACACAGGAATCAATCTCGCTGCCATGAATGTGAAGCTTGTCGGCCAGACCATGCGGAAAATCTCAACCCAGAGCCTTGTCGGAATTATGACACGCGAGCTGATGGATATTCCGAATGCGGATATTCGGGTCTCCTCGGTTTTTTCGATAACAAGCGGCAGGCAGGACCTCGAGTTCGATCTGCTGGGAAATGATATCGATTCCCTGATGATTGTCAGCGACAAACTGGCAGACAGTTACAGGAAAATACCCGGACTGATCAATCTCACCACAAGCTCGCGGTCGGGAAAACCGGAAATATCCATTGCCCCCTACCGCGAGAAACTTGCCGATGCCGGTTTGACCACAACCGATATCGCACTGGCGGTCAGAGGCGGAATCGACGGGCTCGTATACACCCACTACAAAGATCGCGGAGAGGAATATGATATTCGTGTCAAGATGAGCAGGGAGACGGTGGACAGTCCCGAAAAGATCGGAAACATGCCCATAATCGGACATTCGGGAACATACCGGCTTTCCCAGCTCGCCGATATAACTTTTTCCGAGGGATATGACAAGATCATGCACAAAAACCGATCCAAGGAAATCAAGTTCGGTGTCGATATCGCCGGAGGTTACGCCATGGGCGACATCAAAAACGAAATCCAGCGGGTCACGGAAGCACAACAGTTGCCGCCCGGATATGAACTGGACTGGGGATTAATAGTAAAAGAGATGGATAAAACAACTCGTGGAATCGCCATGGCTTTCATTATCGCTGTCGTTCTGACCTATATGCTTCTCGCTGCGATCCTCGAGAATATGACCCAGCCGGCGATTATTCTTCTGACGGTTCCCCTGGGAATGATCGGCGTCATCTGGAGCATCGTGCTCACAGGGATTTCCATGAATATCATATCCATGCTCTCGATTGTCATGCTCATCGGAATCGTGGTCAACAATGCCATTCTCCAGCTCGATTACACCAATACCCTCGTGCGGGAGCGGAACATGAGCATCGGCGCCGCCCTGCTGGAAGCCTGCCCGACCAAGCTCAAACCGATTCTCATGTCCAATATCGCCATTATTCTCGGCATGCTGCCGATGGCTCTCGGCATAGGCTCATCGGGCAAGGAGATGCGGCAGCCGATGGGCGTCGTGTCGATCGGGGGACTGATTGTCTCGACCATGTTGTCGTTGTTTTTCATCCCTGTGGTGTACAACATGATATCACGAAAAAAGCGGATTAAACCATAA
- a CDS encoding efflux RND transporter periplasmic adaptor subunit, with the protein MKRTAARLLLSALTVFAAGCGKENVETLSMDSLHEENGVPVRVEPVVLKQLGREYTFNEILTGAEETDATSLVEDKVESVKFKVGDHVAKDQIVITFPTDNPQARYHQASVAMEFAKTTLSRIEKLYAEGGISLQELDNTRTQFKVAEANWYAVRQTVMVKAPIDGVITRINVRESDNVKAGDKLFTVSRTHRLKAEVWAGEDQIGGISKGQAASAVWRDRKIEGRVVQVDQSLDEKRQAFRVVIEFDNPGQQVMNGVNADITIGAGNDKPSIIVARSNLRRDGDTWYVYVAVDSLAVRREVLVGRHYDVDVEILQGLNPGDMLITKGLELLADRKKIRIITD; encoded by the coding sequence ATGAAAAGGACAGCTGCACGGTTACTTCTTTCGGCTTTGACGGTTTTTGCTGCTGGCTGCGGCAAGGAAAATGTCGAAACCCTGAGCATGGACAGTCTGCATGAAGAAAACGGTGTTCCGGTCAGGGTGGAACCTGTCGTTTTGAAGCAGTTGGGAAGAGAGTATACATTCAATGAAATACTGACCGGAGCCGAGGAAACCGATGCCACCTCTCTTGTGGAGGATAAAGTCGAATCCGTAAAGTTCAAGGTCGGCGATCATGTCGCCAAAGATCAGATCGTGATCACCTTCCCGACCGATAATCCCCAGGCACGGTATCATCAGGCAAGCGTCGCGATGGAATTCGCAAAGACCACACTCAGCCGTATCGAAAAGCTCTATGCCGAGGGAGGTATCTCCCTCCAGGAACTGGACAACACGAGAACCCAGTTCAAGGTTGCCGAGGCAAACTGGTATGCGGTCCGTCAGACAGTCATGGTCAAAGCGCCTATCGACGGCGTCATCACCAGGATCAATGTACGCGAATCAGACAACGTCAAAGCAGGCGACAAACTTTTCACGGTTTCCAGAACGCACAGGTTGAAAGCCGAGGTGTGGGCCGGTGAAGACCAGATCGGCGGCATTTCGAAAGGTCAGGCGGCATCTGCGGTCTGGCGCGACAGGAAAATAGAAGGACGGGTCGTTCAGGTCGATCAGTCGCTCGATGAAAAGCGCCAGGCGTTCAGAGTTGTAATTGAGTTCGATAATCCCGGACAGCAGGTCATGAACGGAGTTAACGCCGATATCACCATCGGCGCAGGCAACGACAAGCCCTCGATCATCGTTGCGCGGAGCAATCTCCGGAGGGACGGGGATACATGGTATGTTTATGTAGCCGTGGACAGCCTTGCGGTGAGGCGCGAAGTTCTTGTCGGAAGACACTACGATGTCGATGTGGAAATTCTTCAGGGGCTGAATCCCGGCGATATGCTTATAACCAAAGGGCTGGAATTGCTTGCGGACAGGAAAAAAATCCGCATCATCACTGACTGA
- a CDS encoding TetR/AcrR family transcriptional regulator: MASNEYQDMRDQIIEAAREVFAKYGYRKTTIEDIASSVYKAKSSVYHYFSGKDDIFRAVIEKEASHMLQSLREAVDAEQSPVMKFRTCFRFLCEKIEETSNYYRFLKDEWFHIFDFTTEVRIKNEQHLADMFISIFNEGNRTGVFAIDNPKSKAKAIQIALFGFIMPFGSFTGTGRAVLDSIDPFLDIALHGIMSKQEISR; the protein is encoded by the coding sequence ATGGCATCAAACGAATATCAGGATATGAGAGACCAGATCATCGAGGCGGCGCGCGAGGTATTCGCGAAATACGGCTACCGAAAAACGACAATCGAAGATATCGCTTCATCGGTCTACAAGGCAAAAAGCTCTGTTTACCACTATTTCAGCGGGAAAGACGATATTTTCCGGGCGGTTATCGAAAAAGAAGCTTCCCATATGTTACAGTCTCTTCGTGAAGCGGTCGATGCCGAGCAATCTCCCGTTATGAAATTCAGGACCTGTTTCAGATTCCTGTGCGAAAAAATAGAGGAAACCTCGAATTACTATCGTTTTCTCAAGGATGAATGGTTCCATATCTTCGATTTCACAACCGAGGTGAGGATTAAAAACGAACAGCATCTCGCGGACATGTTTATATCAATATTTAACGAGGGGAATCGTACGGGTGTTTTTGCAATTGATAATCCTAAGAGTAAGGCGAAAGCGATACAGATTGCCTTATTTGGTTTTATAATGCCATTTGGCAGTTTCACGGGGACAGGGCGTGCGGTTCTGGACAGCATAGATCCGTTTCTGGACATTGCGCTGCATGGGATCATGTCGAAACAGGAAATTTCACGGTAA
- a CDS encoding N-acetyltransferase, with the protein MTIRESIASDLHDVLHVETLAFGLEKGPVIAKLVNDLLVDPTARPLISLLAIDNGKPVGHILFTRVAIDGAPEITGSILAPLAIVPEAQSKGIGGLLIAKGLDMLKEAGADIVFVLGHPTYYPRSGFHTVGSLGFEAPYPIPSEYADAWMVQALRPGILGAVAGKVLIADALDHPEHWVE; encoded by the coding sequence TTGACAATCCGAGAATCTATCGCCTCAGATCTGCACGACGTTCTTCACGTCGAAACACTGGCATTCGGCCTCGAAAAAGGACCGGTGATCGCCAAACTGGTCAACGATCTGCTCGTCGATCCGACCGCCCGTCCCCTCATCTCGCTTCTCGCGATCGATAACGGTAAGCCGGTCGGGCATATCCTTTTCACCAGGGTCGCCATCGATGGTGCACCCGAAATCACCGGATCGATCCTCGCCCCGCTTGCCATCGTCCCCGAAGCACAGTCCAAAGGCATTGGCGGTCTCCTCATTGCCAAAGGGCTGGACATGCTGAAAGAGGCGGGTGCCGATATCGTCTTCGTCCTCGGCCATCCCACCTATTATCCGCGCTCCGGGTTCCATACGGTCGGCTCGCTGGGCTTCGAAGCCCCCTATCCCATTCCATCCGAATACGCTGATGCATGGATGGTTCAGGCGCTGCGTCCCGGTATTCTAGGCGCAGTTGCCGGTAAAGTCCTGATTGCCGACGCGCTCGATCACCCGGAACACTGGGTGGAATAA
- a CDS encoding replication-relaxation family protein, which produces MPRNPDAKLWLLKAIYDLKFATIYNLAFESRGTTKDSCLVGTGRHIRQLEKAGLILPVRQYGYLRHEKYRHTFWQVTKDGAQALGYERYTPVGEKSVRNFPHQFGLVDALCGLYYPFRDEYDIAITYPSTADSLDGYKPDAVVKYRHKLNGREYDFILEFERTRTPKEIMEEKIRVSEKVKNFRKFGLSKQTKILYVFTTENFDVTKRPVEYEDCRPVMERVEKQFGQLLRLAGKLPGYRYRFLILYQYRSYKNAVWVIPGGELVKIII; this is translated from the coding sequence ATGCCGCGAAATCCCGACGCCAAACTCTGGCTCTTGAAGGCAATCTACGACCTCAAGTTCGCCACCATCTACAATCTCGCCTTCGAGAGCAGGGGAACGACCAAGGACTCCTGCCTTGTCGGCACAGGCCGTCATATCCGCCAGCTCGAAAAGGCCGGGCTGATTCTTCCGGTCAGGCAATACGGCTACCTGCGCCATGAAAAATACCGCCATACCTTCTGGCAGGTGACGAAAGACGGCGCTCAAGCCCTGGGCTATGAGCGGTATACGCCTGTCGGCGAGAAATCGGTGCGGAATTTTCCGCACCAGTTCGGGCTGGTCGATGCGCTGTGCGGGCTGTACTACCCGTTTCGGGACGAATACGACATAGCGATAACTTATCCATCCACTGCTGATTCGCTGGATGGGTACAAGCCGGATGCGGTAGTGAAGTACCGTCACAAGCTCAATGGTAGGGAATACGATTTCATCCTGGAATTCGAAAGGACGCGGACACCGAAGGAAATCATGGAGGAGAAGATACGGGTAAGCGAGAAGGTTAAGAATTTTAGGAAATTCGGGCTGTCGAAGCAAACGAAGATTCTGTATGTGTTCACGACGGAGAATTTTGATGTGACGAAGAGGCCGGTTGAGTATGAGGATTGCAGGCCGGTGATGGAGAGGGTGGAGAAGCAGTTCGGGCAGCTTTTGAGGTTGGCGGGAAAGTTACCTGGGTATAGATATAGGTTTTTGATTTTATACCAATATAGGAGTTATAAGAACGCAGTATGGGTGATACCGGGAGGAGAATTGGTGAAAATAATAATTTAA
- a CDS encoding DUF2958 domain-containing protein has product MHLHFFIGACDWFITEYDGDDLFFGFAILNSDYEMAEWGYISFAELKSIRIHGLEIDCEMNWTPKPARDIDLIKRCLAI; this is encoded by the coding sequence ATACATCTCCATTTTTTCATCGGCGCATGTGACTGGTTCATTACCGAGTATGATGGCGATGACCTGTTCTTTGGATTCGCTATCCTCAATAGCGATTATGAAATGGCCGAGTGGGGATACATAAGCTTTGCCGAATTGAAGTCTATCCGGATTCACGGCCTCGAAATTGACTGCGAAATGAACTGGACTCCGAAACCCGCCCGCGACATCGACCTCATCAAACGCTGCCTTGCTATCTAA
- a CDS encoding site-specific integrase has product MTLKNPVVGIKSFAEDRKIKYIPSDEDIKAVLALCDRQEAALIHLVMETGARIGEALNLLPEDIHDGFVVLYTRKSQYESWIPRKVPYDTSRLRKFKPFNIRWKKEPRFLEKYVHKLGQKSWNWHSLRHRYVSKLFKNGVPIFEIMMLLGHSSLITTQRYLALLP; this is encoded by the coding sequence TTGACATTAAAAAATCCGGTGGTTGGCATAAAATCTTTTGCCGAAGACAGAAAAATTAAGTATATTCCTTCCGATGAAGATATTAAAGCTGTTCTTGCCCTGTGCGACAGGCAGGAGGCTGCTTTAATTCATTTGGTAATGGAAACCGGCGCCAGAATCGGCGAGGCCCTGAATTTATTGCCGGAGGATATACACGATGGCTTTGTGGTTCTTTATACCCGCAAAAGCCAGTATGAAAGCTGGATACCGCGCAAGGTTCCTTATGACACCAGCCGGTTAAGAAAATTCAAGCCTTTCAATATACGCTGGAAAAAGGAGCCGAGATTTCTTGAGAAGTATGTCCATAAACTTGGGCAGAAATCTTGGAACTGGCATTCGCTCCGGCATCGGTACGTTTCAAAATTATTTAAAAATGGAGTGCCAATTTTTGAGATAATGATGCTGCTGGGCCACAGCTCTTTAATTACAACACAAAGATATTTGGCCTTGTTGCCATAG